The Gloeocapsopsis sp. IPPAS B-1203 DNA segment TTTTTTTTATAGTGCTGCCTTGTTATTGAGTTTAGTAAGTTCTTCAGCTATATCATCTTGGTTAGGTAGCGGTACGGTTTTATTATTTTTGTGGATGACTCAGGCTTCTCCTACAGGTACTCTTATTGATTGGCTGTTTTTACTTTCGCCTAACCAAATAATTCCTTATCTAACTGCTGCAACTAATTTAAATTTTTATCCTGGTTTATCTATACCAGCATTTAATGCTTGGCAGTGGTTTTATTTACCTCTAGGGGCAAATGCCATAAGCTTAGTTATTAGTATCTTATTAAATTACAGTTTGTGGGTATATTGGATTTGGCTAGCTTTACTACGACGATTTTCAAATTCGAGTAGAACTTTATTAAGTAAACAGCAAAGTTATTTTTTAGTAACTTGCTTTGAAGTTGTTCTTTTAGGATTTATAACTAAATTAATAGAAGGAATACCTGTAACTGACACATGGTACGATTGGCGATTTTTGCTAGTATTTAATTTAATCATTTTTTTATTTTTGATTGTATCCCTAACACCTTCACATCAGGCATTAAAAGATTGGGCAAGATACAGAAAAGAACCCTCTCAAACTAGAAAAATATGGCAACTATTGCTCTTACAAGATTTGATGTGGAGTGAGAAAAGTCCTGCCGTATTAGCAATATTATTTAATTTGGCGATCGCATCGACGCTCCTGATTCCTTGGATATTTCTTAATCTGGCAACATCAGACCAAATTCCAGCTTTATTAAGCTTATTAATTTGCAGTAACTTTATTGCAGTTTGTGCAATAGCTACACAAATTCTAAAATTACGAATAACTCAAAATACAGCACTCTGGATTACGGGAACTCTTGTTGCTGTAACTGTATTACCTATGATTATTCTTAGCTTAATTACAGTTAACTCAGCTCAACTTTCAATGCTGTGGTTATTTACACCTTATGCATGGGTAGCTATTAAATCAGCAAGCCAATTTAGTATTTTATTGGCAATTGTGGTGCAATATAGTATTTTGGGATTGTGCGCATTTCAGCTAATACATGATATTAAAAAAAATGGTGAATCTGCATCTAAAACATTATTTAACCAACATAAAATACACAACAAATGGTGAGTGAAACTATCACTAAGGATCAAGTGTAAAAGATAATACAAAAAAGTTCTGCTTAGTTACGTTCAATAGACTATATATTTGGGTAACTATTGTTCCAGATCCATTATCATGATTTCCAGAACAAGTTTGTAGTATTTTAGAATCTGGTATTTCTGTAGATTCGCTTTGTGCGTTGATTTTAAACCTTGTACTGCCAAAATCAATGCAAGATCGCATAGTTAAAGAACCTAATAGATCTTCTGCATGAATCACAAATGCCTTTCGACTCCCTTCGAGGCTAGTCAGGTAAAGTGTCCCTGCGTACACTAAAACAAGATTTTTATGAGTAATTCCATGGTAGCGGACTTTGTTTATAGTGTGCGAATTCATTTGCGCTTGCTCAAAGATTGTGCTAACTCACAAAAGCCTTGAACCTCTGGAGCATTAGTCATATACATTGGTTGATGAACGAGTTGGTTGGCATAATGCAACACATTGGAAACGCCTACAGAAAGTGGAAATTTACTCGGATCAAATAAACTTGCGTCATTTGGGCTATCGCCTACAGTGGCAACTTGTTCTAAATTCAACTGGGGATAATATGTATGCAACACTTGCAACAATCCAGTAGCTTTATTTTGCTCTATTGGTTTGATATGACATTGAACATTGCTGTAGGTAAAGCCCCAACCTATATTTTGGCAAAGTTCTACTAGTTTTTGTAGTTGCACAGGGTTTAGCCCAAATACATCAAATGTCCAATCGGTGATACGAAAGCAATTATCGCTTGACTCATGGATTTGAGGAAATTCTGTTTGGAGTTGTTGAAAGCATTGCGCGAGTTTCGTACGGTGACTAGTTACATGAGGAATCGCTGTTAAAGCTAGAGGTGTTTCTCTGTCTGACTGATAAAATAAACCACCATTTTCGGCGATCGCCCCTGCTATTGGTAAG contains these protein-coding regions:
- a CDS encoding ABC transporter permease; translation: MKLKWFDILGNLNPQLLRELKSRYTFRNILAAVNISVIGQFLTYLTLRNRLPVLVNQAPEFHKYCTGSIVYETQRKCILDSFGNFIINWQFWWLNLFLFLSSIGIFVLLVGGAYLLVNDLVIEQRRGTLNFIRLSPQSPQSILIGKLLGVPSLLYLIAILAVPLHLKAGLAAQVPLDLILIFYAVLIGGCCFFYSAALLLSLVSSSAISSWLGSGTVLLFLWMTQASPTGTLIDWLFLLSPNQIIPYLTAATNLNFYPGLSIPAFNAWQWFYLPLGANAISLVISILLNYSLWVYWIWLALLRRFSNSSRTLLSKQQSYFLVTCFEVVLLGFITKLIEGIPVTDTWYDWRFLLVFNLIIFLFLIVSLTPSHQALKDWARYRKEPSQTRKIWQLLLLQDLMWSEKSPAVLAILFNLAIASTLLIPWIFLNLATSDQIPALLSLLICSNFIAVCAIATQILKLRITQNTALWITGTLVAVTVLPMIILSLITVNSAQLSMLWLFTPYAWVAIKSASQFSILLAIVVQYSILGLCAFQLIHDIKKNGESASKTLFNQHKIHNKW
- a CDS encoding HAD family hydrolase, which codes for MTFTPLSELVATDAFHNLRLVATDMDGTLTHNGKFTVDLLQAFADLATAGIEVIIVTGRSAGWVSGLTNYLPIAGAIAENGGLFYQSDRETPLALTAIPHVTSHRTKLAQCFQQLQTEFPQIHESSDNCFRITDWTFDVFGLNPVQLQKLVELCQNIGWGFTYSNVQCHIKPIEQNKATGLLQVLHTYYPQLNLEQVATVGDSPNDASLFDPSKFPLSVGVSNVLHYANQLVHQPMYMTNAPEVQGFCELAQSLSKRK